From one Thalassospira lucentensis genomic stretch:
- a CDS encoding choice-of-anchor I family protein, which translates to MRYSLMATVAMSVLLGACGTAPHSSNMAMTVDTASPAAKPLSIVPMGEYRTGLFDEGAAEIPAYDPASKRIFVVNGGEKAIDILDMSNPDKLAKLGSIELATWGKAANSVAIHGNIVAAAVENDDKQAPGKAVFFDTNGDFIAAVTVGALPDMIKFTPDGKYVLVANEGEPNDAFDNDPEGSISIIPVSGNLADLSDADVRNISFAFLNGTDLPYGMRTSNPGTSSVAQDIEPEYIAVSKDSKTAYVSLQENNAVAVIDIETANVIRVAGLGFKDHSVNAFDASDKDGEINIRTWPVMGMYMPDTIDTIEIGGKTWVLTANEGDSRDYDGYSEETRVGKLTLDPVAFPNASSLQKDENLGRLKTTTAQGDTDGDGDFDVIYSYGARSFSVLDADGNMVFDSGDKFEQYMAANYGNVFNASDTENYSRDDRSDDKGPEPEGLATGYVNGTPYAFIGLERQGGFMVYDLTNPTNPQFVTYHSDRRFSGNPEAGTAGELAPEGMLFVEPKDSPTGNAMLIVASEVSGSTKVYDLK; encoded by the coding sequence ATGCGTTATTCTTTAATGGCGACTGTAGCGATGTCTGTGCTTCTTGGGGCTTGTGGTACGGCGCCTCATTCGAGCAACATGGCCATGACGGTCGATACGGCCTCGCCAGCGGCCAAACCGCTTTCGATTGTGCCGATGGGTGAATATCGCACCGGTCTTTTTGACGAAGGTGCGGCTGAAATCCCGGCTTATGATCCGGCAAGCAAGCGCATTTTCGTCGTGAATGGCGGTGAAAAGGCAATCGATATTCTTGATATGTCGAACCCGGACAAACTTGCCAAACTTGGCTCGATCGAACTTGCAACCTGGGGTAAGGCAGCAAACAGCGTTGCCATCCATGGCAACATCGTTGCCGCCGCGGTCGAGAATGACGACAAACAGGCACCGGGCAAGGCCGTCTTCTTCGACACCAATGGTGATTTCATTGCTGCGGTAACTGTCGGCGCGTTGCCTGACATGATCAAGTTTACCCCGGATGGAAAATACGTTTTGGTTGCGAACGAAGGGGAGCCGAACGACGCATTCGACAATGATCCCGAAGGCAGCATTTCGATTATTCCCGTGTCCGGAAATCTTGCCGATCTGTCGGATGCCGATGTGCGGAATATTTCCTTCGCATTCCTGAACGGGACGGACCTGCCATATGGCATGCGCACGTCAAACCCGGGCACTTCGAGCGTGGCACAGGATATCGAACCGGAATATATCGCCGTCTCGAAAGACAGCAAAACGGCTTATGTTTCGCTTCAGGAAAACAACGCGGTGGCGGTCATCGATATTGAGACCGCAAATGTTATCCGGGTTGCCGGTCTTGGCTTCAAGGATCATTCGGTCAACGCGTTTGATGCCAGCGACAAGGACGGCGAAATCAACATTCGCACCTGGCCGGTCATGGGCATGTATATGCCAGATACGATTGATACGATCGAAATCGGCGGCAAAACCTGGGTCCTGACGGCAAATGAAGGGGATTCTCGCGATTACGACGGTTACAGCGAAGAAACCCGCGTTGGCAAACTGACCCTTGATCCGGTCGCATTCCCGAATGCTAGCTCCTTGCAGAAGGACGAAAACCTTGGACGTCTGAAAACGACCACGGCGCAGGGGGATACGGATGGTGATGGTGATTTCGACGTGATCTATAGCTATGGCGCACGTTCGTTCTCTGTCCTTGATGCCGATGGTAATATGGTCTTTGACAGTGGTGACAAGTTTGAACAGTACATGGCCGCGAATTATGGCAATGTGTTCAATGCATCTGACACCGAGAACTACAGCCGTGATGACCGTTCTGATGATAAGGGGCCGGAACCCGAAGGTCTGGCAACCGGTTACGTCAATGGTACGCCTTATGCTTTCATTGGTCTGGAACGCCAGGGCGGATTTATGGTCTATGACCTGACAAATCCGACCAATCCGCAATTCGTGACCTATCATTCAGATCGTCGTTTTTCCGGTAATCCGGAAGCAGGTACCGCGGGTGAACTTGCACCGGAAGGCATGCTGTTTGTTGAGCCAAAAGATAGCCCGACGGGCAACGCCATGCTGATCGTAGCAAGCGAAGTATCGGGCAGCACGAAAGTTTATGACCTAAAATAG
- a CDS encoding NAD(P)/FAD-dependent oxidoreductase, which translates to MAAIKIAIIGAGMAGLKAAATLHRIGVNLTVFEKSRGMGGRLATRRTEFGNFNHGAQYVTALHPDFRAFLHQAENRKAAHNWNPNLHRGALAHLDMPSQSITDGNAAKDIWYQGAPQMNKLITPLLAPFEICTQHRITRIETAGPCNFVLHDDLDGEFGPFDGVIVTAPAPQSAELLQPLAARFDPIADVEMAPCWAVMIAFAKPLPTAFDAMIHPDPAISWAARSGDHRHLIHKPFPDLWVLHASPEWSRDNLEEDKERIASRLLDKLRAASGAKLPDVISIDAHRWRYARTITPLGRSHLAGMNGRIIAAGDWCLGARVEAAWRSGKCAAHAMIEALIG; encoded by the coding sequence ATGGCCGCAATCAAGATCGCCATTATCGGTGCAGGAATGGCCGGTTTAAAGGCAGCAGCCACGCTTCACCGGATCGGTGTGAACTTAACGGTCTTTGAAAAAAGCCGCGGCATGGGTGGACGTCTGGCGACACGGCGCACTGAATTCGGCAATTTCAATCACGGCGCCCAATATGTCACTGCCCTTCATCCTGATTTTAGGGCGTTCCTGCATCAGGCGGAAAACCGGAAAGCAGCCCACAACTGGAACCCGAACCTGCATCGTGGAGCTTTGGCGCACCTGGATATGCCGTCGCAATCAATCACAGACGGCAATGCCGCCAAAGATATCTGGTATCAGGGCGCACCGCAGATGAACAAACTGATCACCCCGCTTCTGGCACCGTTTGAAATCTGCACGCAACACCGCATTACCCGTATCGAAACCGCCGGACCGTGCAATTTTGTCCTGCATGACGATTTGGATGGTGAATTCGGCCCGTTTGACGGTGTGATCGTTACCGCGCCAGCCCCGCAATCGGCAGAATTGCTGCAACCGCTTGCCGCACGATTTGATCCGATTGCCGATGTTGAAATGGCCCCATGCTGGGCTGTGATGATCGCTTTTGCCAAACCGTTGCCAACGGCATTTGACGCGATGATCCATCCTGATCCGGCGATAAGCTGGGCGGCGCGCAGTGGCGATCACCGTCATCTGATCCACAAGCCATTCCCCGACCTTTGGGTTTTGCATGCCAGTCCCGAATGGTCCCGCGACAACCTTGAAGAGGACAAGGAACGCATCGCATCCCGATTGCTCGATAAACTGCGCGCGGCAAGTGGTGCCAAACTTCCCGATGTGATTTCAATAGACGCCCATCGCTGGCGATATGCCCGAACAATCACGCCACTTGGCCGAAGCCATTTGGCCGGAATGAACGGACGCATAATTGCCGCGGGTGACTGGTGCCTGGGGGCAAGGGTAGAAGCGGCATGGCGCAGCGGAAAATGCGCCGCACACGCCATGATCGAAGCTCTAATCGGGTGA
- a CDS encoding DUF2256 domain-containing protein — translation MARNANGKRPEKANLPNKVCMTCHRPFAWRRKWRDCWDDVKYCSARCRDHREHNKGGTRRQTDTAP, via the coding sequence ATGGCCCGAAATGCCAACGGTAAACGACCTGAAAAGGCGAACCTGCCGAACAAGGTTTGCATGACCTGTCATCGGCCCTTCGCATGGCGACGCAAATGGCGCGATTGTTGGGACGATGTCAAATATTGCTCTGCCCGTTGCCGGGATCATCGCGAACATAACAAGGGCGGCACCAGACGACAGACTGACACCGCCCCATAA
- the pgi gene encoding glucose-6-phosphate isomerase, whose protein sequence is MSTENLTTCWEKLDRLGAEVSKNLNLRKAFADDPARFDRFHVTQDDLFIDYSKNLITDDVMAALRELAETANVESWRERMFAGDRINVTENRAVLHTALRNLDGNPVMVDGKDVMPDIKEVLVRMKRFAARVHTGDWKGHTGKAITDVVNIGIGGSDLGPVMVNEALRPYHIDGIRCHFVSNVDGAHIVDTLKNLDAETTLFIIASKTFTTDETLTNAYSARDWLVGLLKDEGAVAKHFVAVSTALDKVAEFGIDTDNAFGFWDWVGGRYSLWSAIGLPIILAVGYEKFEELLRGAQVMDNHFRSAPLDRNIPVTLALIGVWYRNVLGASSQAILPYDQHLSRLPAYLQQADMESNGKSVTRDGKPIYYETGPIIWGEPGTNGQHAFYQLIHQGTELIPVDFIVAANALHPLSNHHDKLVANCFAQAEALMRGKTEAEVRDELAGGNLSPAEIDVLAPQKVFAGNKPSTMILYKQLDPFTLGRLVAMYEHKIFVQGIIWNVNSYDQWGVELGKQLAKELLPMVQGNETADARDASTAGLINQLHALRR, encoded by the coding sequence ATGTCCACAGAAAATCTGACGACCTGCTGGGAAAAGCTTGATCGACTGGGCGCAGAAGTTTCCAAGAACCTGAATTTGCGCAAAGCCTTTGCCGACGATCCGGCACGGTTCGACCGTTTCCACGTTACACAGGATGATCTGTTTATCGATTATTCGAAAAACCTGATCACCGATGATGTGATGGCCGCGCTGCGCGAATTGGCGGAAACAGCCAATGTCGAAAGCTGGCGCGAACGGATGTTTGCCGGTGACCGGATCAATGTCACCGAAAATCGCGCTGTTCTTCATACAGCCCTTCGCAATCTGGATGGTAATCCGGTGATGGTTGACGGCAAGGACGTTATGCCCGACATCAAGGAAGTCCTTGTACGTATGAAACGCTTTGCCGCGCGCGTGCATACCGGCGACTGGAAAGGCCATACCGGCAAGGCGATCACCGATGTCGTCAATATCGGGATTGGCGGTTCCGATCTTGGGCCGGTCATGGTGAACGAGGCACTTCGTCCGTATCATATCGACGGTATTCGCTGCCATTTCGTTTCCAACGTCGATGGTGCGCATATCGTTGATACACTGAAAAACCTTGATGCGGAAACGACGCTTTTCATCATTGCATCCAAAACCTTCACCACCGACGAAACCCTTACAAATGCCTATTCGGCCCGTGACTGGCTGGTTGGTTTGCTGAAAGATGAAGGTGCAGTTGCCAAGCATTTTGTCGCGGTGTCAACTGCCTTGGACAAGGTTGCAGAATTCGGCATTGATACTGACAACGCGTTTGGTTTCTGGGACTGGGTCGGTGGGCGATACAGCCTTTGGTCGGCTATCGGATTGCCGATCATTCTTGCGGTCGGGTACGAGAAATTCGAAGAATTGCTGCGTGGCGCACAGGTGATGGATAACCATTTCCGTTCAGCTCCGCTTGACCGGAATATTCCGGTAACGCTGGCGTTGATCGGGGTCTGGTATCGCAATGTTCTGGGGGCTTCCAGTCAGGCGATCCTGCCTTATGACCAGCATCTTTCGCGCCTGCCAGCTTATTTGCAGCAGGCCGATATGGAAAGTAACGGCAAATCCGTTACCCGCGATGGCAAGCCGATCTATTATGAAACCGGTCCGATCATCTGGGGCGAACCCGGCACCAATGGCCAGCACGCCTTTTATCAGTTGATCCATCAGGGTACAGAACTGATCCCGGTTGATTTCATAGTTGCGGCGAATGCCTTGCACCCGTTATCGAACCACCATGACAAACTGGTCGCAAACTGCTTTGCGCAGGCCGAAGCCCTGATGCGCGGCAAGACAGAGGCGGAAGTCCGCGATGAACTTGCCGGTGGCAATCTGTCCCCGGCCGAGATTGATGTTCTGGCCCCGCAAAAGGTCTTTGCCGGGAACAAGCCCAGCACCATGATCCTCTATAAGCAGCTTGATCCCTTTACGCTGGGGCGTCTGGTCGCAATGTATGAACATAAAATCTTTGTTCAGGGCATCATCTGGAACGTCAATTCCTATGACCAGTGGGGGGTTGAACTTGGCAAGCAGCTTGCCAAGGAATTGCTGCCGATGGTGCAGGGGAATGAAACAGCCGATGCGCGTGATGCTTCAACGGCGGGGCTGATCAATCAGTTACACGCACTTCGCCGTTAG
- a CDS encoding PfkB family carbohydrate kinase, with amino-acid sequence MSAKAVCLGELLIDFVPTVTGTGLADAPAFAKAAGGAPGNVAVGLQRLGIETGFIGKLGDDAFGHFLVDTLKADNVDTSGIVLTKEALTGLAFVSLRADGEREFSFYRSPSADMLLCPSDLDEDMLKGCALFHYGTLCMIDDDPRAATLAAIDIARKNSAIISCDPNLRLPLWPSADAARDMLRLAITKADVVKISDDEVAFITGKDDLEAGVRELWCDHWKLMIVTSGPKGSRFFTPDFEGSAEPFKVTAVDATGAGDGFTAGFLSRLLKDPELLKSAEKVEAACRFANAVGAITATKRGAIAALPTEAQVSEFLSAN; translated from the coding sequence ATGAGCGCAAAAGCAGTTTGCCTTGGGGAATTGCTGATCGATTTTGTTCCGACCGTAACCGGTACCGGCCTTGCCGATGCACCGGCATTTGCCAAGGCCGCGGGTGGTGCGCCGGGCAATGTGGCTGTGGGATTGCAGCGGCTTGGAATTGAAACGGGCTTTATCGGCAAGCTTGGTGATGATGCATTCGGTCATTTTCTGGTCGATACGCTCAAAGCCGACAATGTCGATACATCGGGCATTGTCCTGACCAAGGAAGCCCTGACAGGGCTTGCCTTTGTTTCGCTGCGGGCTGATGGCGAACGTGAATTTTCCTTCTATCGCAGTCCGTCTGCCGACATGCTGCTGTGCCCGTCGGATCTGGATGAGGATATGCTTAAAGGATGCGCGCTGTTTCACTATGGCACGCTTTGCATGATTGATGACGACCCGCGTGCGGCGACGCTTGCGGCGATTGACATTGCGCGTAAAAACAGTGCGATCATTTCATGTGACCCCAACCTTCGCCTGCCGCTTTGGCCCAGTGCGGATGCCGCCCGTGATATGCTGCGTCTTGCGATCACCAAGGCGGATGTTGTGAAAATTTCCGACGACGAAGTCGCCTTTATCACCGGCAAGGACGATCTTGAGGCTGGCGTGCGTGAATTGTGGTGCGATCACTGGAAACTGATGATCGTGACGTCGGGCCCGAAAGGCAGCCGGTTCTTTACCCCTGATTTCGAAGGTTCGGCCGAACCGTTCAAGGTCACGGCGGTTGACGCGACCGGGGCAGGGGACGGTTTTACCGCAGGCTTCCTGTCACGTTTGCTCAAAGATCCGGAATTGCTGAAATCCGCGGAAAAGGTCGAAGCCGCCTGTCGCTTTGCCAATGCGGTTGGGGCGATTACCGCAACAAAACGTGGTGCGATTGCAGCCCTTCCGACCGAGGCACAGGTTTCGGAATTCCTTTCCGCGAACTGA
- a CDS encoding protein-tyrosine-phosphatase, which produces MKPVSISLLTICGIDELPTHQTRSVSHVLSVLDPERPDPDAFAAYAPHERTILRFHDIIEELPGQMAPTSAHVEEVLAFGEGLKNTVDAREDGHLLVHCHMGVSRSTAAMLTLMAQTQPDVTEDELFAALRAIRPIAWPNSRMIAFADDLLGRDGKLTAALNRHYRYQLEHDDHFDEWMTSLGRAREVALGKAA; this is translated from the coding sequence ATGAAACCGGTTTCAATTTCGCTTTTGACGATTTGTGGCATTGATGAACTGCCAACCCATCAGACCCGATCGGTTTCGCATGTGCTTTCCGTCCTTGATCCGGAACGTCCGGACCCGGATGCCTTTGCGGCATATGCGCCGCACGAACGTACCATTCTGCGCTTCCACGATATTATCGAGGAACTGCCGGGCCAGATGGCGCCGACATCAGCCCATGTTGAAGAGGTTCTTGCCTTTGGCGAGGGGCTTAAAAACACGGTCGATGCCCGTGAGGACGGCCATTTGCTGGTGCATTGCCATATGGGTGTGTCGCGCTCGACAGCGGCGATGCTGACCCTGATGGCGCAGACCCAGCCCGACGTGACAGAAGATGAACTGTTTGCCGCTCTTCGTGCCATTCGTCCGATTGCATGGCCAAATTCGCGCATGATTGCCTTTGCCGATGATCTGCTTGGGCGGGATGGTAAGCTGACGGCAGCCCTTAACCGGCATTATCGCTATCAGCTTGAACATGACGATCATTTCGATGAATGGATGACATCGCTTGGCCGTGCGCGTGAAGTGGCACTTGGGAAAGCGGCCTGA
- the speB gene encoding agmatinase, with product MSSTGVIDTKGGDNAFTAKSVHQNTSEPMYSGALSFMRRKYTRDLTGIDVAVTGIPFDLATSSRPGTRLGPQGVRRASVNLAWAPHFPSGRDIFGELAVIDYGDMVIDPGYPHKIPEMIEDHARDIVSSGAKMLTIGGDHFISYPILKAHAEKYGKGISLIQFDAHSDTWEDDGDRIDHGTMFWHAAKNGIVDASKSIQVGIRTHNELTHGYNILYGPDVQAMSIDQIVAKIKDVVGDNHAYITFDIDGLDPCYAPGTGTPVLGGLTSHQAVSILRGLAGGINLIGSDVVEVSPPYDVSDITSLAGATIAWEMLNIHAVNRKP from the coding sequence ATGAGCAGTACCGGGGTTATTGATACCAAAGGCGGCGACAACGCTTTTACTGCGAAATCCGTGCATCAGAATACCAGTGAGCCGATGTATTCCGGTGCGCTGTCATTCATGCGCCGCAAATACACCCGTGATCTTACGGGCATTGATGTTGCGGTAACCGGTATTCCCTTTGATCTTGCAACGTCAAGCCGCCCCGGTACGCGCCTTGGCCCGCAGGGTGTGCGCCGTGCGTCAGTAAATCTTGCATGGGCACCGCATTTCCCGTCCGGGCGCGATATCTTTGGCGAACTGGCCGTGATCGACTATGGCGATATGGTGATTGATCCCGGTTACCCGCATAAAATCCCGGAGATGATCGAGGATCACGCACGCGATATCGTCAGCTCGGGTGCGAAAATGCTGACGATTGGTGGCGACCATTTCATCAGCTATCCAATCCTGAAGGCTCATGCCGAAAAGTACGGCAAGGGAATTTCGCTGATCCAGTTCGATGCCCATTCCGACACATGGGAAGATGACGGCGATCGTATCGATCATGGCACCATGTTCTGGCATGCGGCAAAGAATGGCATTGTTGACGCGTCGAAATCCATTCAGGTTGGCATCCGCACGCATAATGAATTGACCCATGGATATAACATCCTGTACGGGCCGGATGTGCAGGCGATGTCAATTGATCAGATCGTTGCCAAAATCAAGGACGTGGTCGGCGACAATCACGCCTATATCACCTTTGATATCGACGGGCTTGATCCGTGCTATGCCCCTGGCACCGGCACACCGGTTTTAGGCGGATTGACCAGCCATCAGGCGGTTTCGATCCTGCGCGGTCTTGCGGGCGGGATCAACCTGATCGGGTCGGATGTGGTCGAAGTTTCCCCGCCTTATGACGTTTCGGACATTACATCATTGGCCGGGGCGACAATTGCGTGGGAAATGCTCAACATCCATGCAGTGAACCGAAAGCCGTAA
- a CDS encoding aldehyde dehydrogenase produces MTNQLNFEQLSAQAASLAIRNKAFINGAYVDAASGKTFDCISPRDGRVLTRVAECDVEDVNRAVQSARAVFEKGSWSEASPGKRKAVMMKFADLMEKHAAELALLESLDMGKPISLAAGDDIPLSYKCIRWYAEAIDKIYDEISPREARAIGMITREPLGVVAAVVPWNFPLMMAVWKLGPALAMGNSIILKPAEQSPLTAIRVAELAVEAGIPAGVLNVLPGFGPTAGKALGLHPDVDCVTFTGSGEVGKLFLQYSGQSNMKRVWLECGGKSPNIVLADCPDMDAAAEAAAGGIFYNQGEVCTAGSRLIVEESIKDEFIEKVVAAGRKMQPGDPLDPNSQMGAIVDENQMNRVLGYIEKGAAEGAKLCTGGKRARTESGGYYVEPTVFDAVKNDMIIAKEEIFGPVLSVISVKDWKEAVQTANDTPYGLAAAVWTRDINKAHLAAKKLRAGLVWVNCWDGGSITMPFGGYKQSGTGRDRSLHAMDKYCEIKSTWIALGDA; encoded by the coding sequence ATGACAAACCAGTTGAATTTCGAACAGCTGAGCGCACAGGCAGCCAGCCTGGCGATCCGTAACAAGGCCTTTATCAATGGGGCTTATGTCGATGCGGCATCGGGCAAAACGTTTGATTGCATCAGCCCGCGCGACGGCAGGGTTCTGACCAGGGTCGCCGAATGCGATGTTGAAGACGTCAATCGCGCGGTGCAATCCGCGCGTGCGGTCTTTGAAAAAGGCAGCTGGTCGGAAGCATCGCCGGGCAAGCGCAAGGCCGTGATGATGAAGTTTGCAGATCTGATGGAAAAGCATGCTGCCGAACTGGCGCTGCTTGAAAGTCTTGATATGGGCAAACCGATCAGCTTGGCAGCCGGTGATGACATCCCGTTGTCCTATAAATGCATTCGCTGGTATGCCGAGGCGATTGATAAGATTTATGACGAAATTTCACCGCGCGAAGCGCGCGCAATTGGCATGATCACGCGTGAACCGCTGGGCGTCGTGGCGGCAGTCGTGCCATGGAACTTCCCGCTGATGATGGCGGTCTGGAAGCTTGGTCCGGCATTGGCGATGGGCAATTCGATCATTCTCAAACCTGCCGAACAATCGCCACTAACCGCAATACGTGTCGCGGAGCTGGCGGTCGAGGCAGGCATTCCGGCTGGTGTTTTGAACGTTCTGCCCGGCTTTGGTCCGACGGCAGGTAAGGCACTTGGCCTGCATCCGGATGTCGATTGCGTGACCTTTACCGGTTCGGGCGAAGTGGGCAAGCTGTTCCTGCAATATTCCGGTCAGTCGAACATGAAACGCGTCTGGCTGGAATGCGGTGGAAAAAGCCCCAATATCGTTCTGGCCGATTGTCCGGATATGGACGCGGCAGCAGAAGCCGCAGCAGGCGGCATTTTCTATAATCAGGGCGAGGTTTGCACGGCTGGTTCGCGCCTGATTGTCGAAGAAAGCATCAAGGACGAATTCATCGAGAAAGTGGTTGCAGCAGGCCGCAAAATGCAGCCGGGTGACCCCCTGGACCCAAACAGCCAGATGGGCGCGATTGTCGATGAAAATCAGATGAACCGCGTTCTGGGCTATATCGAGAAGGGTGCGGCAGAGGGCGCAAAACTCTGCACGGGTGGAAAGCGAGCACGTACCGAGTCCGGTGGGTATTATGTCGAGCCGACCGTGTTTGACGCGGTCAAAAACGACATGATAATCGCCAAGGAAGAAATCTTTGGCCCGGTTTTGTCGGTGATTTCGGTTAAGGATTGGAAAGAGGCTGTTCAGACGGCAAATGATACGCCATATGGACTTGCTGCGGCAGTTTGGACGCGCGATATCAACAAGGCGCATCTGGCCGCGAAAAAACTGCGTGCCGGTCTTGTCTGGGTCAATTGCTGGGATGGTGGATCCATCACCATGCCGTTTGGCGGTTACAAGCAATCGGGCACCGGTCGCGACCGTTCGCTGCATGCGATGGACAAATATTGTGAAATCAAGTCGACCTGGATTGCACTGGGCGACGCCTGA
- a CDS encoding cupin domain-containing protein: MSQKVGDRLKAVRTMYGLSQRELARRAGVTNSTISTIEQNRVSPSVDSLAKVLAGIPMSLINFFTIDLENGEEIFFRKEDLVELSDGTMSMRLVGATRKDRNLRVLHEIYPPGGDTGDNLIVQKGEEAGVVVRGKLEVTVGERVQVLGPGDAYYFNAEIPHRFRNAGDTECEVVSAATPPSY, encoded by the coding sequence ATGTCACAAAAGGTTGGGGACCGCCTGAAAGCTGTACGTACCATGTACGGGTTGTCCCAGCGTGAACTGGCGCGCCGCGCCGGTGTCACCAACAGCACGATATCGACGATTGAACAGAACCGGGTCAGCCCGTCGGTCGACAGTCTGGCCAAGGTTCTGGCGGGTATCCCCATGAGCCTGATCAACTTCTTTACGATTGATCTGGAAAACGGCGAAGAGATTTTCTTTCGCAAGGAAGATCTCGTCGAACTTTCCGATGGCACCATGTCGATGCGTCTTGTCGGCGCGACCCGCAAGGACCGCAATCTGCGCGTCCTTCATGAAATTTATCCGCCCGGCGGCGATACCGGCGACAATCTGATCGTCCAGAAGGGTGAGGAGGCCGGTGTTGTTGTCCGTGGCAAGCTTGAGGTCACGGTGGGCGAACGGGTTCAGGTTCTTGGACCGGGTGATGCCTATTACTTTAATGCGGAAATCCCGCACCGGTTCCGAAATGCTGGTGACACGGAATGCGAAGTCGTCAGTGCCGCAACACCGCCGTCATACTGA
- a CDS encoding glutamine synthetase family protein, which produces MNKSFVEDSRAEAQRFFEANPDIELVELLIPDVNGVFRGKRISKQKFLKSFHEGINMPGSVCLVDITGDNPEGTGLLWSSGDQDNIAKPIPGTLHAVPYGELPLAQVMMSLYNLDGTKFFADPRNVLQAVVDRLAADGFYPTVALELEFYLADQNEQTAAPLPPAPLGGGIASDGVQVYGLQQIEDFEKVLHDAVAELNRQGIPADTIVAEAGPGQFEINLGHVNDPMQAADHAMQLKRVVKGIAWDHGVTATFMAKPYSDQAGNGLHVHVSLRDKEGKNVLSPKGDEDVSDLLLHAIGGLQASMFESMAIFAPNPNSYRRFQNKAYAPMSPNWGLNNRTVALRIPAGGPEAARIEHRVSGADANPYLVLACVLAGMHYGMKNKLDPGDPIVGNGYEQHGGRIVPRSMISALDRFVEGDIVKEYLGERFVEVFDICRRSEYDEFFSEVTPLEYRWYLDAV; this is translated from the coding sequence ATGAACAAGTCGTTCGTCGAAGACAGTAGGGCGGAAGCTCAACGATTCTTTGAAGCAAATCCGGATATCGAACTTGTCGAATTACTCATTCCTGACGTGAATGGGGTGTTCCGGGGCAAGCGAATCAGCAAGCAGAAGTTTCTCAAAAGCTTCCATGAAGGCATCAATATGCCGGGTTCTGTGTGTCTGGTAGATATCACCGGCGACAACCCGGAAGGTACCGGTCTGCTTTGGTCCAGTGGTGATCAGGACAATATTGCCAAGCCGATCCCGGGAACCCTGCATGCGGTTCCGTATGGTGAACTGCCGTTGGCCCAGGTCATGATGAGCCTGTATAATCTGGACGGTACAAAATTTTTTGCCGATCCGCGGAACGTTCTGCAGGCGGTTGTTGACCGTCTGGCAGCGGATGGTTTCTATCCGACCGTGGCGCTGGAACTTGAATTCTATCTTGCCGATCAGAATGAACAAACCGCTGCACCGTTGCCGCCTGCACCGCTTGGCGGCGGGATCGCATCGGATGGTGTTCAGGTCTATGGCCTTCAGCAGATCGAGGATTTCGAAAAAGTCCTTCATGACGCGGTTGCCGAACTGAACCGTCAGGGCATTCCGGCCGATACTATCGTTGCCGAAGCCGGGCCCGGCCAGTTTGAAATCAATCTGGGGCATGTGAATGACCCGATGCAGGCGGCTGATCACGCCATGCAGCTTAAGCGCGTTGTCAAAGGCATTGCCTGGGATCACGGCGTGACCGCAACATTCATGGCCAAACCCTATTCCGATCAGGCGGGTAACGGATTGCACGTTCATGTGTCCCTGCGTGACAAGGAAGGCAAGAACGTTCTTTCGCCCAAGGGGGACGAGGATGTTTCCGACCTGCTGTTGCACGCGATTGGCGGTTTGCAGGCGTCAATGTTTGAAAGCATGGCGATTTTTGCGCCCAACCCGAATTCCTATCGCCGGTTCCAGAACAAGGCCTATGCGCCTATGTCACCGAACTGGGGGCTCAATAACCGTACCGTGGCACTTCGCATTCCGGCAGGCGGCCCGGAAGCGGCCCGCATCGAACATCGTGTGTCGGGCGCGGATGCCAACCCGTATCTGGTTCTGGCCTGTGTTTTGGCAGGCATGCATTACGGCATGAAGAACAAGCTTGATCCGGGTGATCCGATTGTCGGCAACGGCTATGAGCAGCATGGCGGGCGGATCGTGCCGCGCAGCATGATTTCGGCACTCGACCGATTTGTCGAAGGTGACATCGTCAAGGAATATCTGGGCGAGCGGTTTGTCGAGGTTTTCGATATCTGCCGACGTTCCGAATATGACGAATTCTTTTCCGAGGTCACGCCGCTTGAGTACCGTTGGTATCTTGACGCGGTATAA